From Trichoderma atroviride chromosome 1, complete sequence, one genomic window encodes:
- a CDS encoding uncharacterized protein (EggNog:ENOG41) yields the protein MAAGSLPAPLPPRSWVTARSGATSRQGQLPRSTVNRCGLVDSTLPGTYLPASRSLIDIVLRRIAADWDIHREFNQYYLYDIPSHLKSALIRWIGIASPDGLSLDDLKLILIPPEIYEDGEGEDDGSEYHTAVNAEVNYLDLSGALGRSLSLKEVSELLYPSKKQEVLGEPQESWDESEVTPSPPRVLLPNLTHLSLAFDPQLASEASWKQLLAMSSKLTTITHLSLAYWPDPCLTPRARLSTVTTPQGQSVAYGGTSYYSHSIDHDWSEALLVLRLLSKNLYALEFLDLTGCAPWFKALMLHSEHDFVDWVGSWGKVTLLRIYTGWTPGEDALPSEWIAYREALEVAANVERHIRTARAGKGRIITVERNRLDQ from the coding sequence ATGGCCGCCGGCTCCCTGCCggcccccctcccccctcgaAGCTGGGTTACTGCCAGGAGCGGTGCTACGAGTCGTCAAGGCCAACTGCCGCGTTCGACGGTGAACCGGTGCGGTCTGGTTGATTCGACTTTGCCAGGCACTTACCTGCCAGCCTCCCGGAGTCTCATTGATATCGTCCTCAGGAGGATTGCTGCTGACTGGGACATCCATCGGGAGTTTAATCAGTACTATCTGTACGACATACCCTCACATCTCAAGTCGGCACTGATTCGGTGGATTGGGATTGCAAGCCCGGATGGCCTATCACTTGATGACTTGAAATTAATACTCATCCCTCCTGAAATCTATGAAGacggagagggcgaggatgatggctCTGAGTATCATACCGCGGTTAACGCCGAGGTGAATTATCTCGACTTATCGGGCGCTTTAGGTCGCTCCTTGTCCCTCAAAGAAGTCTCTGAGCTTCTGTATCCGTCCAAGAAACAAGAGGTCCTGGGTGAACCCCAAGAATCTTGGGATGAGAGCGAGGTTACCCCAAGTCCTCCGAgagtgctgctgccaaaTCTCACGCATCTATCGCTTGCTTTCGACCCACAGCTAGCCTCGGAAGCATCTtggaagcagctgctggccatgtcATCGAAGCTCACCACCATCACTCATTTGAGCCTTGCTTACTGGCCCGACCCATGTCTTACTCCGCGCGCGCGTCTCTCCACCGTGACTACACCACAAGGCCAGAGCGTCGCGTACGGAGGCACAAGCTATTACTCTCATTCCATCGATCACGATTGGAGCGAGGCTCTGCTAGTTCTTAGACTGCTGAGCAAGAATCTGTACGCACTGGAGTTTCTCGATCTCACGGGATGTGCGCCGTGGTTCAAGGCTCTAATGTTGCACTCGGAGCATGATTTTGTGGACTGGGTCGGGTCCTGGGGAAAAGTGACGCTGCTTCGAATATACACGGGGTGGACGCCTGGGGAAGATGCTCTTCCTTCTGAGTGGATTGCTTACCGCGAGGCTCTCGAGGTGGCTGCCAATGTGGAGAGACATATCCGGACTGCTCGAGCAGGGAAAGGTAGAATAATTACAGTGGAGAGGAACAGGCTGGATCAATAG